From a single Acidobacteriota bacterium genomic region:
- a CDS encoding amidohydrolase, translating to MDVLKIDVHTHILPKDIPAWKERFGYGGFIALDHYQSCSAHMVRDDGKQFRDVEDNCWDPAKRIEEMDRHGIGVQVLSTVPVMFSYWAKPADCLEVSKFLNDHIAEIVSEFPLRFVGLGTLPLQDTKLAIAELERCKQIGLAGVQIGTNVNQLNLSEPQFLEFFQACEELSMAVFVHPWEMMGEADMQKYWLPWLVGMPAEVSRAICSLIFSGTLEKCRDLRICFAHGGGSFPATIGRIDHGFNVRPDLCAVDNPHSPRRYLSQMYFDALVHGPAKLDYLIKLVGADQVALGTDYPFPLGELEPGKLIDSMPYDDMIKSMLFHGAALNWLGLPLSQFSQT from the coding sequence ATTGACGTGCTAAAGATCGACGTTCACACACATATTCTTCCCAAAGACATCCCGGCGTGGAAGGAGCGGTTTGGTTATGGCGGGTTTATCGCGCTGGATCATTACCAGTCGTGTTCGGCGCATATGGTCCGCGATGATGGGAAACAGTTTCGTGATGTTGAGGACAACTGCTGGGACCCCGCAAAGCGGATAGAGGAAATGGACCGGCACGGCATCGGCGTACAGGTCCTCTCAACCGTGCCCGTGATGTTCAGCTACTGGGCAAAGCCGGCCGATTGCCTTGAGGTCTCAAAGTTTCTAAACGACCATATCGCCGAGATAGTCTCGGAGTTTCCGCTTCGCTTCGTCGGGCTCGGCACGCTACCGCTTCAGGATACAAAGCTTGCCATCGCCGAACTCGAACGGTGCAAACAGATCGGCCTCGCCGGGGTCCAGATCGGTACTAACGTCAATCAATTGAATCTCAGCGAGCCGCAGTTTCTCGAGTTCTTTCAGGCATGTGAGGAGCTTTCGATGGCCGTTTTCGTTCATCCGTGGGAGATGATGGGCGAGGCCGATATGCAGAAATATTGGCTGCCGTGGCTGGTCGGAATGCCGGCCGAGGTCTCGCGGGCGATCTGTTCACTTATCTTTTCCGGAACGCTCGAAAAGTGCCGCGACCTCCGCATTTGCTTTGCCCACGGCGGCGGTTCGTTCCCGGCGACCATCGGCCGCATCGACCATGGCTTCAATGTCCGCCCCGACCTTTGCGCGGTGGATAATCCGCACAGCCCGCGGCGATATCTCAGCCAGATGTATTTCGATGCTCTGGTCCACGGCCCCGCAAAGCTCGATTATCTGATCAAGCTCGTCGGTGCCGATCAGGTCGCTCTCGGCACGGATTATCCTTTTCCGCTAGGCGAGCTCGAACCCGGCAAGCTGATCGACTCGATGCCCTACGATGACATGATCAAGTCGATGCTCTTCCACGGAGCCGCCCTCAATTGGCTCGGCCTGCCGCTTTCACAATTCAGCCAAACGTAA
- a CDS encoding phytanoyl-CoA dioxygenase family protein: MSIETLKAKTLAPAPRDHCLAEKGWTLVRGIASSKEVEQGRKDISAAVKRLANEHRPLGERDTYGKAFLQVTNLWRKDPGVKEFVFNSGFAQAAADILGVARVRIYHDQALFKEPGGGPTPWHQDMYYWPLATEMAVTMWMPLVDVTADMGLMRFVEGSHKDQHRTDLEISDESDSYYSRFVNDKGYPISGPDNLRAGDATFHLGWTIHSAGPNHNADRIREVMTIIYIPDGTPIAKPANPHQHADLEAFLGGRQPGELADSEMNPIMN, from the coding sequence GTGTCCATCGAAACCCTAAAGGCGAAGACATTGGCACCCGCTCCCCGCGACCACTGTCTTGCCGAAAAAGGATGGACACTCGTGCGCGGTATTGCCAGTTCGAAGGAGGTAGAGCAGGGCCGAAAGGATATCTCAGCAGCTGTCAAACGGCTCGCGAACGAGCATCGCCCGCTCGGCGAACGCGACACCTACGGCAAAGCATTCCTTCAGGTTACTAACCTCTGGCGGAAGGATCCGGGTGTGAAGGAGTTTGTTTTCAACAGCGGTTTCGCTCAGGCGGCTGCGGATATTCTCGGGGTAGCACGGGTTCGTATTTACCATGACCAGGCTCTGTTCAAGGAACCCGGGGGCGGGCCGACTCCATGGCATCAGGATATGTATTACTGGCCGCTTGCTACCGAAATGGCTGTGACAATGTGGATGCCGCTCGTAGACGTAACTGCAGATATGGGCCTCATGCGATTCGTTGAAGGCTCGCACAAAGACCAACACCGCACCGATCTTGAGATCTCTGACGAAAGCGACTCTTATTATTCCCGATTCGTGAATGATAAGGGTTACCCAATCAGCGGCCCGGATAACCTAAGAGCCGGCGATGCTACTTTTCACCTCGGCTGGACCATCCATTCAGCAGGACCGAACCATAACGCTGACCGAATTCGCGAAGTTATGACGATCATCTACATTCCAGATGGCACGCCGATCGCAAAGCCGGCAAACCCGCATCAGCATGCTGATCTCGAAGCTTTTCTCGGCGGCCGGCAGCCGGGTGAACTTGCGGATTCGGAAATGAATCCGATAATGAATTGA
- a CDS encoding 3-hydroxyanthranilate 3,4-dioxygenase, which translates to MTIRRPFNFKQWIDEHRHLLKPPVGNQCVYQNEDFIVMVVGGPNSRKDYHWDEGEELFYQLEGDLLVKIQEDGKPADVTIREGEMFLLPPRIPHNPIRGENTIGLVIERKRRPGELDGLLWYCENCNEKLYEEYFQLGDITTQFQGVFEKFYGSQDLRTCKACGTVMEPPPVVA; encoded by the coding sequence ATGACTATACGACGCCCCTTCAACTTCAAACAATGGATCGATGAGCACCGGCACCTGCTCAAGCCGCCGGTCGGGAATCAGTGTGTTTATCAAAACGAGGATTTCATCGTGATGGTCGTCGGCGGGCCGAACTCGCGGAAAGATTATCACTGGGACGAGGGCGAAGAGCTTTTCTACCAGCTTGAGGGCGATCTGCTTGTAAAGATACAAGAGGACGGCAAGCCGGCCGATGTCACGATCCGCGAAGGCGAGATGTTTCTGCTCCCGCCGCGAATCCCGCACAACCCGATCCGCGGCGAGAACACTATCGGCCTCGTCATCGAACGCAAACGCCGCCCCGGCGAACTCGACGGCCTGCTCTGGTATTGCGAAAACTGCAACGAAAAGCTCTACGAAGAATATTTCCAGCTAGGCGACATCACGACCCAATTCCAGGGCGTCTTCGAAAAGTTCTACGGTAGCCAAGACCTCCGCACCTGCAAAGCCTGCGGCACAGTAATGGAACCGCCTCCGGTCGTCGCATAA
- a CDS encoding PIG-L family deacetylase, which produces MRRLALIAAVLIIAGVTASAQGKVILGVFAHPDDENLVGPVLAKYARLGNKVYVIIATDGNNGTRVTKIRAGEELGRVRRLETACACEKLGIEKPIYFSQERLDTMIGVRAYLNAHANTKKLLKAKIEELKPDAIITFGPDGEYGHSEHLVIGSIVQEVLLREGWIERYPLYFPAFTKEQLGGDDSVGHIDPKYINLTVKFNDADSARYMEAAKCYVSQYTEVEIAELIADAKNDKEKILHFRRFSIDRKRGKTDLLK; this is translated from the coding sequence ATGCGCAGACTAGCTTTGATCGCCGCAGTACTTATCATTGCCGGAGTAACGGCAAGCGCTCAGGGAAAGGTGATATTGGGTGTATTCGCACATCCGGATGACGAAAACCTGGTTGGGCCGGTGCTTGCAAAATATGCCCGCTTGGGAAACAAGGTCTACGTCATCATTGCGACCGACGGCAATAATGGCACCCGCGTAACGAAGATTCGGGCGGGTGAGGAACTCGGACGCGTTCGCAGACTCGAAACCGCCTGTGCCTGCGAGAAACTTGGTATTGAAAAGCCGATCTATTTTTCACAAGAAAGGCTCGACACGATGATCGGCGTGCGAGCCTACTTGAATGCCCACGCTAACACTAAGAAATTGCTAAAAGCGAAGATCGAGGAGCTTAAACCCGACGCCATCATCACCTTCGGGCCGGACGGTGAGTACGGGCATTCGGAGCATCTTGTGATCGGTTCTATTGTGCAGGAGGTTTTGCTTCGCGAAGGCTGGATTGAGAGGTATCCGCTGTATTTCCCCGCTTTCACGAAAGAGCAACTCGGCGGGGACGACAGTGTCGGCCATATCGATCCGAAATACATTAACCTGACAGTTAAGTTCAACGATGCCGACAGTGCACGTTACATGGAGGCTGCAAAGTGCTACGTATCTCAATACACCGAAGTTGAGATCGCCGAGTTGATCGCCGATGCTAAAAATGACAAAGAAAAGATCTTACATTTCAGAAGATTTTCGATCGACCGAAAACGAGGAAAAACAGATCTGCTGAAATAG
- a CDS encoding DUF1697 domain-containing protein, whose protein sequence is MGHIALLRGINVGGNTMIKMEELRAMFEALHFGNVKSYINSGNIAFDCVSSPHLSKGETPEIAFSNQIESAIQNTFGKSIPVMVREQRQIQTVLENNPFAGQFESHKEIHVLFLKEEMPADKLQQLLANQTNDERFTILGREIYCHLKLGVANSLLGKGFIEKKLKVAYTARNWRTVEKLSHL, encoded by the coding sequence ATGGGACACATCGCACTTCTCCGCGGCATCAATGTCGGCGGCAATACGATGATCAAAATGGAAGAGCTTCGGGCGATGTTCGAAGCTCTCCATTTTGGCAATGTAAAAAGCTACATCAACAGCGGAAACATCGCGTTCGACTGTGTCAGTAGCCCGCACCTAAGTAAGGGCGAAACGCCCGAAATAGCCTTCTCGAATCAGATCGAATCCGCCATCCAGAACACATTCGGCAAATCTATTCCCGTAATGGTCCGCGAACAGCGGCAGATTCAAACGGTCCTTGAAAACAACCCGTTTGCTGGCCAGTTCGAGAGCCACAAAGAAATACACGTTCTCTTTCTAAAAGAAGAAATGCCTGCTGATAAATTGCAGCAACTCCTAGCCAATCAAACAAACGATGAACGCTTCACCATTCTCGGCCGCGAGATCTATTGCCACCTGAAATTAGGTGTCGCCAACAGCTTGCTCGGCAAAGGCTTCATCGAAAAAAAGCTAAAGGTCGCCTATACCGCCCGCAACTGGCGAACGGTCGAAAAACTATCGCATCTATAA
- a CDS encoding NAD(P)-dependent alcohol dehydrogenase — protein MTAPAAEGTATRGFAVSGPEASFEPFEFQRREVGPKDILIDILYAGICHSDIHQARDEWAEMMPAIYPMVPGHEIVGRVTKVGDEVAKFKEGDIAGIGCFVDSCRECPSCAHGNEHYCYQGCAFTYNGTEMDRTTPTYGGYSKHYVIDEKYALNVNAEGDLSGVAPLLCAGITTYSPLKRWGVGPGQKVGIVGLGGLGHMAVKLAKAMGAEVTVFSTSPGKESDARTLGADSFILSKDPEAMAAAAGTLNFVLDTVSADHDINPYINALGPFGTFVVVGMPHAPATLHQASLIMGNKTFAGSLIGGIPETQEMLDFCVKHGIVSDVEVIKPDYIDTAYDRTVKADVRYRFVIDMANA, from the coding sequence ATGACAGCACCAGCAGCAGAAGGGACCGCGACTCGCGGTTTCGCAGTTTCCGGGCCCGAGGCCAGTTTTGAACCGTTTGAGTTTCAGCGCCGCGAGGTCGGCCCGAAAGATATTCTTATCGACATACTTTACGCCGGCATTTGCCACTCGGACATACATCAGGCACGCGATGAGTGGGCAGAGATGATGCCCGCTATTTATCCGATGGTTCCCGGCCATGAGATCGTCGGCCGCGTGACAAAGGTAGGCGACGAGGTGGCCAAATTCAAGGAAGGCGACATTGCCGGCATAGGCTGCTTTGTCGATTCCTGCCGCGAGTGCCCGAGTTGTGCTCACGGCAATGAACATTATTGCTACCAGGGCTGTGCTTTCACCTACAACGGCACCGAAATGGACCGCACGACGCCCACCTATGGAGGGTACTCAAAGCATTACGTCATTGACGAAAAATACGCGCTCAATGTCAATGCCGAAGGCGACCTCTCAGGCGTCGCTCCGCTTCTTTGTGCCGGAATCACCACATATTCACCACTCAAGCGTTGGGGCGTCGGGCCGGGCCAAAAGGTCGGCATCGTCGGCCTAGGCGGGCTCGGCCATATGGCCGTTAAGCTTGCTAAGGCGATGGGGGCCGAGGTAACCGTTTTCAGCACGTCGCCGGGCAAGGAATCCGATGCACGAACTCTCGGCGCCGATAGCTTCATCCTCAGCAAGGACCCTGAAGCGATGGCCGCTGCTGCAGGCACGCTGAATTTTGTGCTCGACACAGTTTCTGCCGATCACGATATAAATCCGTACATAAATGCTCTCGGGCCCTTCGGAACATTCGTCGTGGTCGGCATGCCGCATGCCCCTGCGACCCTTCACCAGGCCTCGCTGATCATGGGAAATAAGACCTTCGCCGGTTCGCTCATCGGCGGCATTCCCGAGACACAGGAGATGCTCGATTTCTGCGTCAAGCACGGGATCGTCTCCGATGTCGAGGTCATAAAACCGGACTACATCGACACCGCCTACGACCGCACCGTCAAAGCCGACGTCCGTTATCGCTTTGTCATAGACATGGCGAACGCCTAA
- a CDS encoding RidA family protein: protein MSERTAVESSRAPEPVGLYPHARRVGDLLFLSGVGPRTRGEKKIPGVELNEDGEIVSYDIETQCRSVFQNVRYILEDAGSSWDQIVDVTVFLTNMKADFPVYNKIYSEYFAENRPCRTTVEISSLPTPIAIELKVIATID, encoded by the coding sequence ATGAGCGAACGAACTGCCGTTGAGTCTTCCCGGGCACCGGAACCGGTCGGGCTTTATCCGCACGCACGCCGCGTCGGCGATCTACTTTTTCTTTCGGGCGTCGGGCCGCGGACTAGAGGCGAGAAAAAGATACCCGGAGTTGAGCTGAATGAGGACGGTGAGATCGTTTCCTACGACATCGAAACGCAGTGCCGGTCCGTTTTCCAGAACGTCCGCTATATCCTCGAGGACGCCGGTTCGTCGTGGGACCAAATAGTCGATGTGACGGTTTTCCTGACAAACATGAAGGCCGACTTTCCCGTGTATAATAAAATCTACTCCGAATATTTTGCCGAGAATCGTCCATGCCGAACGACCGTTGAGATAAGCTCGCTACCAACGCCGATCGCCATCGAACTGAAGGTCATCGCGACAATTGATTGA
- a CDS encoding HlyC/CorC family transporter yields MERIILEIVLIGALIFINGLFSMTELAVVSARRMRLQGAAEGGSKGAAAAIELQERPERFLSAVQIGITLVGILSGAFGGALLSQEVAAAVATIPMLEPYAPTIGFGLVILVITYFTLVVGELVPKNIALNMPERVAAFFSRPMRFVSKLTAPVVWLLSRSTRMVLGLFRISEASESVMTEEEIKAHIAQGTEIGVFHSSEKELIDSVLRFDDLRATALMTSRVKIEWIDLDDDPEANMRRLAESSYSRLPAGRGTLDELVGVIEKRDVLVQLLENREVDLSVVLREPTFIPETVTALELLGVFKNTASDMAFIVDEFGSIEGLVTLKDVLEEIVGDFPVGGVEHGNVVVREDGSLLIDGSMPVDEFLEAIGIKGHPAGERGMYQTLAGFVLTRLEKLPHEGDHFTWNGRRFEVVDMDGRRVDKVLVSDVPAD; encoded by the coding sequence ATGGAAAGAATCATCCTTGAGATCGTTCTCATCGGTGCGCTGATATTTATTAACGGGCTCTTTTCGATGACCGAGCTTGCGGTGGTCTCGGCGAGGCGGATGCGTCTTCAGGGAGCGGCGGAGGGCGGCAGCAAAGGAGCGGCCGCGGCAATCGAACTGCAGGAGCGGCCGGAGCGGTTTCTTTCGGCGGTGCAGATCGGCATTACGCTCGTCGGTATTCTTTCCGGAGCATTTGGCGGAGCGTTGCTTTCGCAGGAGGTCGCCGCAGCGGTCGCGACCATTCCGATGCTTGAGCCTTATGCGCCGACCATCGGTTTCGGGCTTGTAATACTCGTTATCACATATTTTACTTTGGTTGTTGGCGAATTGGTTCCAAAGAACATCGCGCTCAATATGCCGGAGCGCGTCGCGGCTTTTTTTTCGCGGCCGATGCGGTTCGTCTCAAAGCTGACGGCTCCGGTCGTTTGGCTGCTGAGCCGCTCGACCCGGATGGTCCTCGGGCTTTTTCGCATTTCGGAAGCATCGGAAAGTGTGATGACCGAGGAGGAGATCAAGGCCCACATTGCCCAAGGCACGGAGATCGGCGTTTTTCACTCAAGCGAGAAGGAATTGATCGATAGTGTGCTTCGGTTCGATGACCTGCGGGCGACCGCACTAATGACCTCGCGGGTAAAGATCGAATGGATAGATCTGGATGACGACCCCGAAGCGAATATGCGGCGGCTGGCAGAAAGCAGCTATTCAAGGCTGCCGGCCGGACGCGGAACCTTGGACGAACTCGTCGGCGTCATTGAGAAGCGAGATGTGCTTGTGCAATTGCTCGAGAATCGCGAGGTCGATCTCTCGGTTGTGCTCCGCGAGCCGACGTTCATCCCGGAGACCGTTACGGCGCTTGAGCTACTCGGCGTATTTAAGAACACGGCGTCGGACATGGCGTTCATCGTGGATGAATTTGGTTCGATCGAAGGCTTGGTCACACTGAAAGATGTACTCGAAGAGATCGTCGGCGACTTTCCGGTCGGCGGAGTCGAACACGGTAACGTGGTCGTCCGCGAAGACGGTTCGCTTCTGATCGATGGAAGCATGCCGGTCGATGAATTTTTGGAAGCCATCGGCATCAAAGGCCATCCCGCGGGCGAACGCGGAATGTATCAAACGCTGGCCGGCTTTGTGCTGACGCGGCTAGAAAAGCTACCTCACGAAGGCGACCACTTCACCTGGAACGGCCGCCGCTTCGAGGTCGTAGACATGGACGGCCGCCGAGTGGATAAGGTGCTCGTGTCGGACGTTCCTGCTGATTGA
- a CDS encoding cupin domain-containing protein, which produces MMRFLKVILSAFAVVGLYLLLGIGINTAFPTEMPDLAGFFKPGDRLVSRFEGFDQTVLEVGDGWLHTRLEIAPNAAGPPEHFHEHFGETFTVKSGTLSVLIDGEKKTLHAGETIHIPPMTPHKPFNETNEIVVVEGGDASAIPIEFAYILTQMYGFMDEYPNGPSVPAMLMQLSVYGDSADSWLADGPPLPIQKAMRLLMAPTARLLGFSYHYPKYVPQRN; this is translated from the coding sequence ATGATGCGATTCTTAAAAGTGATTCTTTCCGCCTTCGCCGTCGTCGGCCTCTATCTGCTTCTCGGCATCGGGATTAATACGGCATTTCCGACGGAGATGCCCGATCTGGCAGGGTTTTTCAAACCGGGCGACAGGCTCGTCAGCCGATTCGAAGGGTTCGATCAAACCGTGCTTGAGGTTGGCGATGGCTGGCTGCATACGCGGCTTGAGATCGCTCCAAACGCGGCCGGTCCGCCCGAACATTTTCATGAACATTTCGGGGAAACGTTTACAGTAAAGTCAGGCACGCTTAGCGTTTTGATCGACGGCGAAAAGAAAACTTTGCACGCCGGCGAAACGATCCATATCCCGCCGATGACCCCGCACAAACCGTTCAACGAAACCAACGAGATCGTTGTTGTCGAAGGCGGCGACGCAAGCGCGATCCCGATCGAGTTTGCGTACATTTTGACGCAGATGTACGGTTTTATGGACGAGTATCCGAACGGCCCAAGCGTCCCGGCGATGCTGATGCAGCTTTCGGTTTACGGCGATAGTGCCGATTCCTGGCTCGCCGATGGCCCGCCGCTACCGATACAAAAGGCGATGCGCCTGCTGATGGCACCTACTGCAAGACTGCTCGGATTTTCATACCACTATCCGAAATATGTTCCGCAACGGAATTAG
- a CDS encoding putative toxin-antitoxin system toxin component, PIN family — MFRVVFDTNIYIQIVVNKYGPAGRCFDLALNEDIRLYVSKNIIYEFKSVIKRPAIESLLPDLTNRDVEAFVAGLEEVAEVLKVPKGSIEIVRDPNDDMLIEAAVYCDADFIITWDRDLLDLMTGIDDVSKEFRQKFRKLKIVRPQEFLRLMSEKDLAIEP, encoded by the coding sequence ATGTTCCGAGTTGTCTTTGACACAAATATTTATATTCAAATTGTAGTAAACAAATATGGGCCGGCGGGACGTTGTTTTGATTTGGCACTCAACGAAGATATACGGCTGTATGTGTCGAAGAATATAATCTACGAATTTAAAAGCGTTATAAAAAGGCCTGCTATTGAATCGCTGCTGCCAGACCTTACAAACCGCGATGTCGAAGCATTTGTAGCCGGACTTGAAGAGGTTGCCGAAGTTCTGAAAGTGCCAAAGGGTTCTATTGAGATCGTTCGTGATCCAAACGACGATATGTTGATCGAGGCGGCCGTGTATTGTGATGCCGACTTCATCATCACATGGGATCGAGACCTGCTCGACCTGATGACAGGCATCGATGACGTGAGCAAGGAATTCAGACAGAAATTCAGGAAACTGAAAATAGTTCGTCCGCAAGAGTTTCTGCGTCTGATGTCGGAAAAGGATTTGGCCATTGAGCCATAA